cgTTGTAATAGGTAATTTGGTAAAATATCgatttctcaaattgttatatccACATTTATCCACGCTATATAGAAAGTATTATAGTTGAGATGTATGTATGCTAAAAACATGGGGCCCACATTGTAGTTGCTTCACTACTTCTGAGTCGTGAGCTTTTCTTAAGATCCTCAATTCCACACTGAGATGACCATTCTATAAAAACATGATACTTCACCCTTATAAACATAAGCATATAAAATATTAGTTATTGAGAAAACTAAAACAACTAAAACTACCTTGCCTTTATGTGGATATATACTTGAATCAAGGTTAGGGTActatgataatatatttttcaacatctTGAAAAGGTATGGATTCGATCCCATCTAGGGTTTGAAAGGTATGTAGCACCAAGTTCAGATCATAATTCCTGTTAGATCATGCTCATGTTTATTTGGTGGTGATCATGCAAACTTAAAATGAAGCttaaattaattgataattgaCATCTGAAATGAATCTAAAATTGAAAGAACAATTCTTTCGAATTTTAAAgcacatgagagagagagagagagagagagagagagagagagagagagagagagagagagagagaatgaatttttttaattttgattttaaccagcatattttatgtttattatatcAAAAAAGAGCTTAAAATGAATCGTTACCCACGATTCTTGGTGAGTATTTTGGTAGAGGAGAAACAAAAATCTGACTGATAAAATGCCGAACATTCCCCTGACCGTCTGACCACACGTGCATTCATTGCTTGTAGTATACGGAATGACAATTACAGGACGATGTCAGAATTACCTTACACCGTGTGCCTGGAAGCGATGACTCGCTCACGTGGAATTGTCATCTACTTATGGAAAGATGGCCATTTGATCTGTATTTTATAATGGAGGGATTATGACACGTAAGTATTTTGATCATTATATATAGCTATTGTTTATCTCCGATTTATGTTCAAATCGTATGAAAAATACAGcaattttatgggtttttttcgaTAGTTTGATTGACTATTTTCATGTCATATTACACACGTGTGAAATAttctatagatatatatatatatatttttgaagacCAAAAGTTGTCAATTTTGAGAGATGTTCGAgaacttaaattttaaaacatgcatttaTACGATACTTTGGTCAAAGTTTTAAAGAAACCTAAAATGAAGCCTCGCAAAACGACATCATGGGTATCAAAGTAATAAAGGGGTATAATTCTTTTTAACCTttatattgggggggggggtcaagtaTAACTAATATATGTAACTGTCTGTCCAGAATATATTGAATGTACGAGTACATATATCAGTTTAGGAAAATTTACACACTAAAGAATTATCAATGTACAAACGTAATGATTTCTCCTTAAATCTATGTACTATACCAAAAATAAGTGATATTGATTACGTTATTGTAaaccgttttttttttcaccagcCAAGCATTTTGGATTATATGTAGTTTTATCTCGTATTTAAAGTTAAGTaatacttaaacaataaaatgctctgTATAgcgattcatgcgggatatggaggaagcgacattgcagaaaaatataaaacccGCGGTAGCTGGTTACGTAAATTTCATAACAGGCATTTATTATTtgagaaagcattttatttcatatatttacataaaatgaattgATCATTAAGTGTAAGTTAAGGTAACTAaagtaaattatttgttttaaatcttttatttcaGTCATCTGATGACTTGTGATGCCTTTCGCAGCAAACGGAAAAGGTTCTACTGAATAAGATATCGAAGATCTCGGGTAGGTGATATATCGAAGCATTCTCACTTCTTTAACATGACGAAACCCCTTCTCTTTTCCTTGGTCTTTAATAATTGATTTAATATTACTGCGTCATTAACTTTCAATTTTAACTTATAGTTTTCttcaatatgaataaaaacatagtATACAATGTATCTTCAAGGTTACCATATCTCCAGCGACATGATGGACACCAGATATATCCAGCTCTGCGCCTCCATGATTTGTATAGTTTTACTGACATCACTACAACTCTACGTAAAAGAACAAACCAGGATGTCCCAGACGAAACTGCTGCCCTATGTACCGAACCCTATCCCCACGGCCGTCAAAGAACCTAACACCACTCTGTGTCCACAGGACAGACCTAAGCCGACTATGGATGACATCCTCTGTATGgtattcatttctttattttcactccATTCGAATGAAAGAAAGTTTATATAAAGTTGATGCACGTACTGTTAACGCTAATGtctttaatcaacaaaaataaagccattttttaaaataaaatattacaagCATAATTTCTTTCAGGCACCGTTTACCTTTAATTCATCACACAAAAACCCCTGCTGGACATCAGTCAACGGGAAATTAAAATGTCTCCCGTATTTTCAAGTCGTAGGGATGGATAAATGCGGAACAACTGACCTTTTTGCACGCATCTCTAGACATCCGGATGTAGTGCCCAATATTAAAAACAAGGAGACGATGTGGTGGTCATGGGAGCGGTATGGTGAGTTCTCTGTGATGCGGGGACAAAGTAGAAGTTTTCTTTTGTTACGATATATCGATGACCAAACTTTGAGAGCAGTCCGATATCATGACATAGTTAGCAAATTTTCCACATTGGATGAAACAAAGATCTGCATTTGTAGCTCTTTTTCGGATTTTGGAATTAATCATTCAGCTGGTATTTTCACAAAGTCATTCTATGATGATGTTTTTCAGATTCTTTACATGAATTCATTATACAGTACTTAATACAAATTCAAGTGAAAAATCTGAactaatttattgttttatgacTCGTGCTATGAATTTTGTGTTAATCGGAAGAaatcaaacatcatttttgtGTCATTTGAATTATCTATCCACGGTGATACTAAGGAATCAGAATTAATACTTAAAAAACGATTAATTATCCATTAAAATTATTACTAGTAATTGAAAAGAGGTAAAAGTTAAACCTATTGTGGACAAAGTCTTCTGCAATATTTGATGGACATCTTATTTAGAAACCTACTTATAAAAAGAGAGTAATATATGGCCAAATCTGTATCACATCCCTTATCAACCCGCGAATCCACATCAGCGCGAGGGCCGAAGGCCAGAGGGTTGATATTGGCTGAGGGTTGATATGGGACATGATACAGATTTTGCCATGTTTTATTCTCTATTTGTAGTTAAACTGTATTGCTTACTGGTATTACAGGTTAGATGTGCTGCGTGTGTGTTctgtgtttttatcattttaccaaccttttgaaaaaagattaaGATTAACGtgaataaactacaaaatggaaTGAACAAACCAAAAGTTTAAAGCGCCTCTCATCATTCATTCTAAacggatatttttttattcatatttatagGTTATTGGCTGTGGTCCGCAAATGTAAGGCGGACATATCTATCCAATTATATTCATTATTTCGATAACTTAGCTTTACGGTTGAACAGCATTTCACGAAAGAAAGGAAAAACTCAACTGGTCACTGGTAAGAGATATTGAATTATACATTGATATATTGATATACCTGAAGAGTTGTGTTCAACTAACCTCAAAGAAATTCACCAAAGTGAGGGGCTCCTCCATCCCCACTCCTCTCTCTcaaaacatgtacacgtatatttttgttttaaacttaacAGAAAAACTTAAGTACAGTTTGGtgttttgcaattcaaaatattcttcaaTGTTAGTTTCATCACTTTGACGGGGTAACATCATATTTCCTAGGTGCCATGGTAACGTTTAACGAAAAACCCTATGTATTTACCTGTCATAAGATTTGGATCCGTATTCCCCTTCCATTCCGAGGTGGTTGGCAAGTCTTGGCTTATTACATGCAAGTCACACGAAGtttctattctttttttgttctacTTGTGTTTTTTCCCCATCAGGGGATGGAACTCCTATGGATATGTGGGATTTTCGGGGATGGAAGATGATCCCACAGAATAAAGGGCTAAAGGAGCCCCAGTATTTGACCCCTCACCTCATTAGACACATAAACCGTGACGTCAAACTCCTCATACTGCTCAGAAATCCTGTAGACAGGTAAGAACTATTACCTATAACCTAACTTTTCTAGTTTTGACCAATTCCTCTCCCTGTTTCAGAAgattttatgttgttttatcATGTCTCTGTTTCACGATTATTTCACTCATGTTGAAGTGGTTACCGACGAAATCCGAATTGATTTCATTTCTCAGTGTTACTAACTTTGTTCGAATTCTCTACTAAATCGATACGGGTGTTGTCTTTGTAAATTCCTGGTCAGCAATTTATCTAAAGAGTCTTGTACAGGTGTGTAATATGACATCAATATAGTCAATCAAATTTAATAACataaaattgctttaaaaaacagaaaatttttcATACGATTTGAACATAAATATGTGAAAAACAATAGCAATAAATGACGATCAAAATACTGTCATGGTTTctccattataaaaaaaacagatcTGAAAATGGGCATCTTTTTACAAGTAGATGACAATTGCATGTCAAAATTTGGAAAACCCGTCTGATAAAGGCTAGAACTCGAAACTTAGATGTAaccaaaataatgataaaggcTCATGAAAATGATATCCGTTTTCGACTGGGAATATGAATGAGTTCAAATACCGTAAGGAAAGCGAGATACAAGCATGCGATTTCTTCATGCAACTCCTCCTAACCTAAGCATTGTACTGTTATAACTAACGTTGTAGGTTTATCTTCACAGACTGTACtctgattattatttcattgataATGGAGAACGCAGCAAGAATCGGACCACGTTCCACCAGGCTGTCGTTAGGGCCATTGATGTCCTGAAGAAATGTCAGGAACACAGAAGTCTCCGGAgctgtttgtttgattttaaccTCAATGCGAAACTAGTGAAACATAAAGTAGAAAACTTTGTTTTCTTGATGACTTGAATCAAACTTTGCATCTAATTTTCAGTTAATTGCAAATCCTACAAGTTTCACGCGGAATTAAAAACTCAGTTCTCAAAgtcaaataatttgtaaaaatgtatttgagTTAATTAACGTGTATTCTCTATTTCCCCTTTTCCTTTTTAGACAAGAATTCACC
This portion of the Magallana gigas chromosome 7, xbMagGiga1.1, whole genome shotgun sequence genome encodes:
- the LOC136270210 gene encoding carbohydrate sulfotransferase 15-like, producing MDKCGTTDLFARISRHPDVVPNIKNKETMWWSWERYGYWLWSANVRRTYLSNYIHYFDNLALRLNSISRKKGKTQLVTGDGTPMDMWDFRGWKMIPQNKGLKEPQYLTPHLIRHINRDVKLLILLRNPVDRLYSDYYFIDNGERSKNRTTFHQAVVRAIDVLKKCQEHRSLRSCLFDFNLNAKLVKHKTRIHLGFYAVFLREWLSVFPRDQILIMRTEDYSANTKSVMKRVFDFLQLKSLKEIELTKFKITTSKREYITKHKLGKQPMMTKTRIMLENLYRPDTEELSRLLKDKRFLWISRDSKNGMVENSTINKV